In a single window of the Micromonospora inositola genome:
- a CDS encoding DUF2267 domain-containing protein: protein MRKQMEGDNQRRRALAREARERGRQPSQTGASLSASKQVTSLDRGKRTGPAPAGRHKPDTTRGGPAPPPAGVPQPGRPLTEPGKGAPGVTTLGYRALVDDVGRRSGVDFSKAKVGAEATVLALAWALDEAARERLLEAVPMKLHDVVPVDGIERHHDLAGFLAEVARISGRTPEEARYQAEATLAALADADSDLVESLRVPDGLRDLLTPPEPGGGLVGPTSATAPLDEQELRDALSRLRYWSSDRQSLVRTIELPPDNLDRVLDRLDQLRTEVGRAPQIGRPDPDSAVLTVRTQRVDGVTVLDVDLAHRVDDAIEEVGAGMNAG from the coding sequence AGCCTGAGCGCGTCCAAGCAGGTCACCTCCCTGGACCGGGGGAAGCGGACCGGCCCGGCGCCCGCCGGGCGGCACAAGCCGGACACCACCCGGGGCGGTCCCGCCCCGCCGCCGGCGGGCGTGCCGCAGCCCGGTCGGCCGCTCACTGAGCCCGGCAAGGGCGCACCCGGGGTGACCACTCTCGGGTACCGCGCCCTGGTCGACGACGTCGGCCGCCGGTCCGGGGTCGACTTCTCCAAGGCCAAGGTGGGCGCCGAGGCGACCGTGTTGGCGCTGGCATGGGCGTTGGACGAGGCGGCGCGGGAACGGCTGCTCGAAGCGGTGCCGATGAAGCTGCACGACGTGGTGCCGGTAGACGGCATCGAACGGCACCACGACCTGGCGGGCTTCCTCGCCGAAGTGGCCCGGATCAGCGGGCGCACCCCGGAGGAGGCGCGCTACCAGGCCGAGGCGACCCTCGCGGCGCTGGCCGACGCCGACAGCGATCTGGTCGAGTCGCTGCGCGTACCCGACGGGTTGCGAGACCTGCTCACGCCGCCGGAGCCCGGCGGTGGCCTGGTGGGTCCGACGTCGGCCACCGCCCCACTGGACGAGCAGGAACTGAGGGACGCGCTCAGCCGCCTGCGGTACTGGTCGAGCGACCGGCAATCGCTGGTCCGCACGATCGAGCTGCCGCCGGACAACCTGGACCGGGTGCTCGACCGGCTCGACCAACTCCGGACCGAGGTCGGCCGCGCCCCGCAGATCGGCCGGCCGGACCCGGACAGCGCCGTACTGACCGTGCGGACCCAACGGGTCGACGGGGTGACCGTCCTCGACGTCGACCTGGCCCACCGGGTCGACGACGCCATCGAGGAGGTCGGCGCCGGGATGAATGCCGGCTGA
- a CDS encoding spermidine synthase — protein MERAADDLTLVVDPARRTGRTLLAAGVAQSYVDVVDPRHLHFEYVRRVAAVIDLAAPPGRPLTALHLGGGALTLPRWLAATRPGSAQLVIEREPAVVELVRRELPPLPPEVAVEVADARDAVSAAPPGRYDLVLADVYRAARMPGHVASVEFAAEVARTLRPDGVYLVNVTDLPPLVFCRAQVATLRAVFADVCLVADRRMLRGRRYGNLVLAAAHRPDRLPVRRLAARVAGDPLPGGVLHGPTLDAFVSGARPATDATLAAD, from the coding sequence GTGGAGCGGGCCGCCGACGACCTGACGCTGGTCGTCGACCCGGCCCGACGGACCGGGCGTACGCTGCTCGCCGCCGGCGTCGCCCAGTCCTACGTGGACGTCGTCGACCCGCGCCACCTGCACTTCGAGTACGTCCGGCGAGTGGCCGCGGTGATCGACCTGGCCGCCCCGCCGGGCCGGCCGCTGACCGCGCTGCACCTGGGCGGCGGAGCGCTCACCCTGCCGCGCTGGCTGGCCGCCACCCGCCCCGGATCGGCGCAGCTGGTCATCGAGCGGGAGCCGGCGGTGGTCGAGCTGGTCCGCCGGGAGCTGCCGCCGCTGCCGCCGGAGGTGGCCGTCGAGGTCGCCGACGCCCGGGACGCGGTGAGCGCCGCCCCGCCCGGCCGGTACGACCTGGTCCTGGCCGACGTCTACCGGGCGGCCCGGATGCCCGGGCACGTGGCCAGCGTCGAGTTCGCCGCCGAGGTGGCCCGGACGTTGCGCCCCGACGGCGTCTACCTGGTCAATGTGACCGACCTTCCACCGCTGGTCTTCTGCCGGGCCCAGGTGGCCACCCTGCGCGCGGTCTTCGCCGACGTCTGCCTGGTCGCCGACCGGCGGATGCTGCGGGGGCGCCGGTACGGCAACCTGGTGCTCGCCGCCGCGCACCGCCCCGACCGCCTGCCGGTACGCCGGCTGGCCGCCCGGGTGGCCGGCGACCCCCTCCCCGGCGGGGTGCTGCACGGCCCGACGCTGGACGCCTTCGTCTCCGGCGCCCGCCCCGCCACCGACGCCACCCTCGCCGCGGACTGA
- a CDS encoding AI-2E family transporter, translating to MSDAQDRTTARRALIVIGLVLATLLGLTLVWATRRVLIWTLVAAFFAVALKPLVDRLQRRWVRHRALAILLVFLATFVLLGALAALIVLPLVDEVGRFADRAPELLREARAGRGPVGELLTRFRLREYANRHADQLQQYGSRLGQPAVGLVRGVLQTIVGLVTVIVLAFLMVLEAPKIIAGVLALAGDGGTERLRRVGRDSARTITGYLTGNLLISVICGGLTFLVLLLTGVPFAAVIALLVAIADLIPLVGATLGAIIAAGAGFLHSPTAGVVVLVFFVVYQQAENHLLQPVIMSRAVRLNPLTVLVSVLLAAELAGLVGALLAIPAAGIAQILLREFAPKGLRTVPSPATGAADPPDGASADQPPPEQPRGGPGNRPAGGRAPGGNPPPAGG from the coding sequence ATGAGCGACGCCCAGGACCGGACCACCGCGCGCCGCGCGCTGATCGTCATCGGCCTGGTGCTGGCCACCCTGCTCGGGCTGACCCTGGTCTGGGCCACCCGGCGGGTGCTGATCTGGACCCTGGTGGCGGCGTTCTTCGCGGTGGCCCTGAAACCGCTGGTCGACCGGCTGCAACGCCGCTGGGTGCGGCACCGGGCGCTGGCCATCCTGCTGGTCTTCCTCGCCACGTTCGTCCTGCTCGGCGCCCTCGCCGCGTTGATCGTCCTACCGCTGGTCGACGAGGTCGGCCGGTTCGCCGACCGGGCGCCGGAGCTGTTGCGGGAAGCCCGGGCTGGTCGGGGGCCGGTGGGCGAGCTGCTGACCCGGTTCCGGCTGCGGGAGTACGCCAACCGCCACGCCGACCAGCTCCAGCAGTACGGCTCGCGGCTGGGCCAGCCCGCCGTGGGGCTGGTCCGGGGCGTGCTGCAGACCATCGTCGGGCTGGTCACCGTGATCGTCCTGGCGTTCCTGATGGTGCTGGAGGCCCCGAAGATCATCGCGGGGGTGCTGGCCCTGGCGGGCGACGGCGGGACGGAACGGCTGCGCCGCGTCGGGCGGGACTCCGCCCGCACCATCACCGGCTATCTCACCGGCAACCTGCTGATCAGCGTGATCTGTGGCGGGCTGACCTTTCTGGTGCTCCTTCTCACCGGCGTGCCGTTCGCCGCGGTGATCGCCCTGCTGGTCGCCATCGCGGACCTGATCCCGCTGGTCGGCGCGACGCTGGGCGCGATCATCGCGGCCGGCGCCGGGTTCCTGCACTCGCCCACCGCGGGCGTCGTCGTGCTGGTCTTCTTCGTCGTCTACCAGCAGGCGGAGAACCACCTGCTGCAGCCGGTGATCATGTCCCGCGCGGTCCGGTTGAACCCGCTGACCGTGCTGGTCAGCGTGCTGCTCGCGGCGGAGCTGGCCGGTCTGGTCGGTGCCCTGCTGGCCATCCCGGCCGCCGGGATCGCGCAGATCCTGCTCCGCGAGTTCGCCCCGAAGGGGCTGCGCACCGTGCCGTCACCCGCCACCGGGGCCGCCGACCCACCGGACGGCGCCAGCGCCGACCAGCCGCCCCCGGAGCAACCGCGCGGCGGGCCGGGAAACCGACCGGCCGGCGGGCGGGCCCCCGGCGGGAACCCGCCGCCGGCCGGCGGCTGA
- a CDS encoding NAD(P)/FAD-dependent oxidoreductase, protein MTKPRVVIVGAGFAGYHAAKTLSRLAGKRAEIVLLNSTDYFLYLPLLPEVAAGVVEPTRISVPLSGTLDGVRVVIGEADRVDLQNRWVGYRQQEGDRGQLAYDRLVLAVGSVNKLLPIPGVTEYAHGFRGLPEALFLHDHVVRQIELAELTEDPAEQRARTTFVVVGAGYTGTEVAAHGQLFTDRLVAQRPHLTVRPRWMLLDIAPRVLPELGERMSRTADRVLRRRGVDVRMGTSVSEATPDGVMLTDGEYVSTCSLVWCVGVRPDPFVAELGLRTEKGRLVVDEFLNVPGYPEVYACGDAAAVPDVTRPGQICTMTAQHAQRQGKLAAQNIAASYGQGSRKPYKHYDLGWVVDLGGKDAAANPLKVSLSGLPAKAVTRGYHLLAMPGNRARVGADWVLDATMSRPAVQLGLVPANAVPLESESPEMVRRG, encoded by the coding sequence ATGACGAAACCTCGTGTGGTGATCGTGGGGGCCGGGTTCGCCGGATACCACGCGGCGAAGACGTTGAGCCGGCTCGCCGGCAAGCGGGCCGAGATCGTCCTGCTGAACTCGACCGACTACTTCCTCTACCTGCCGCTGCTGCCCGAGGTCGCCGCCGGGGTGGTGGAGCCGACCCGGATCTCGGTGCCGCTGTCGGGCACCCTGGACGGCGTGCGGGTGGTGATCGGTGAGGCGGACCGGGTCGACCTGCAGAACCGCTGGGTCGGTTACCGGCAGCAGGAGGGTGACCGTGGCCAGCTGGCGTACGACCGGCTCGTCCTCGCCGTCGGCAGCGTCAACAAGCTGCTGCCGATCCCGGGGGTGACCGAGTACGCGCACGGCTTCCGCGGCCTGCCGGAGGCGCTCTTCCTGCACGACCACGTGGTCCGGCAGATCGAGCTGGCCGAGCTGACCGAGGACCCGGCCGAGCAGCGGGCGCGGACCACGTTCGTGGTGGTGGGGGCCGGCTACACCGGCACCGAGGTCGCCGCGCACGGGCAGCTCTTCACCGACCGGCTGGTCGCCCAGCGTCCGCACCTGACGGTGCGCCCGCGCTGGATGCTGCTCGACATCGCGCCCCGGGTGCTGCCGGAGCTGGGCGAGCGGATGTCGCGGACCGCCGACCGGGTGCTCCGGCGGCGCGGCGTCGACGTGCGGATGGGCACCTCGGTGTCGGAGGCCACCCCGGACGGGGTGATGCTGACCGACGGCGAGTACGTGTCGACCTGCAGCCTGGTCTGGTGCGTGGGCGTGCGCCCCGACCCGTTCGTCGCCGAGCTGGGGCTGCGCACCGAGAAGGGCCGCCTGGTGGTCGACGAGTTCCTCAACGTCCCCGGTTACCCCGAGGTGTACGCCTGCGGCGACGCGGCCGCCGTGCCCGACGTGACCCGCCCCGGCCAGATCTGCACGATGACCGCCCAGCACGCGCAGCGGCAGGGCAAGCTGGCCGCGCAGAACATCGCCGCGTCGTACGGGCAGGGCAGTCGTAAGCCGTACAAGCACTACGACCTGGGCTGGGTGGTCGACCTGGGCGGCAAGGACGCCGCGGCGAACCCGTTGAAGGTGTCGCTGTCGGGCCTGCCGGCCAAGGCGGTGACCCGCGGCTACCACCTGCTGGCCATGCCCGGGAACCGGGCCCGGGTGGGCGCCGACTGGGTGCTCGACGCGACGATGTCCCGACCCGCAGTGCAGCTCGGCCTCGTCCCGGCCAACGCGGTGCCGCTGGAGAGCGAGTCGCCTGAGATGGTGCGCCGCGGTTGA
- a CDS encoding glycogen debranching N-terminal domain-containing protein: MHERIEVASFATERIRLDLRLEVGNDFADILEVKTSVRDRSERIQRRHAPDGSLLLFGYGQDGFTAETRVESTRPPQRPEGDHLVWEIDIGPREEWQVDLEVPVPPGMGVTEPVRGDVADIFHHRVEDPAARWLARAAELTSDHLGLERATAQTRSDMSALRLETQVGEERISLPAAGMPF; encoded by the coding sequence TTGCACGAGCGGATCGAAGTCGCCTCCTTCGCCACCGAGCGGATCCGGTTGGATTTGCGTCTCGAGGTGGGCAACGACTTCGCCGACATCCTTGAGGTCAAGACCAGCGTCCGGGACCGGTCGGAGCGGATCCAGCGGCGGCACGCGCCAGACGGCTCGCTGCTGCTGTTCGGCTACGGGCAGGACGGCTTCACCGCGGAGACCCGGGTCGAGTCGACCCGGCCCCCGCAGCGACCTGAGGGCGACCACCTGGTCTGGGAGATCGATATCGGACCGCGCGAGGAGTGGCAGGTCGACCTCGAGGTGCCGGTGCCGCCCGGCATGGGGGTGACCGAGCCGGTCCGGGGCGACGTCGCCGACATCTTCCACCACCGGGTGGAGGATCCGGCGGCCCGGTGGCTCGCCCGCGCGGCCGAACTGACCAGCGACCACCTGGGGCTGGAGCGCGCGACCGCGCAGACCCGCTCGGACATGTCCGCGCTGCGGCTGGAGACGCAGGTGGGGGAGGAGCGGATCAGCCTGCCGGCCGCCGGCATGCCCTTTTGA
- a CDS encoding M20/M25/M40 family metallo-hydrolase, giving the protein MSSQHSADRPTRSTRRTFLTASAAAAAATVAAPLAAAPAAALEAGPPPGPGRPARPQQPDRELSVLLREVDRDRIEATVRRLAAFGTRHTLSNQDDPIRGIGAARDWIFAQLSGYAAASGGRMTVELQSYVQEPASRIPTATRITNVVATLRGDSSPGRTYVITGHYDSRATDVMDAVSDAPGADDDASGVAVLMELARLLATRHTEATIVLAAVAGEEQGLYGSGYLAKQLKAAGVDVQGMFSNDIIGSSTADDGTRDPRAVRLFAEGVPTAETPAEASTRQSVGGENDSPSRQLARFVSDVAENGATGMGVRVIYRRDRYLRGSDHISFLREGWPAGRFTEPNEDFAHQHQDVRVVDGVQYGDLPEFCDFDYITRVARVNGATLWSLAQAPGTPKGATIVTTNLTNDTTLRWQRGDEPDLAGYEVVWRETTAAEWQKVIAVGDVTEVTVDLSKDNVFFGIRAVDRDGHRSPVAFPKPGS; this is encoded by the coding sequence ATGAGCAGCCAGCACAGCGCCGACCGGCCCACGAGGTCGACCCGGCGCACCTTCCTGACCGCATCCGCCGCGGCCGCCGCCGCCACCGTCGCCGCACCGCTCGCCGCCGCGCCCGCCGCGGCGCTCGAGGCCGGCCCGCCGCCCGGGCCGGGCCGCCCGGCCCGGCCGCAGCAGCCGGACCGGGAGCTGTCCGTGCTGCTGCGGGAGGTGGACCGCGACCGGATCGAGGCCACCGTCCGCCGGCTGGCCGCGTTCGGCACCCGGCACACCCTCTCCAACCAGGACGACCCGATCCGGGGCATCGGCGCGGCCCGCGACTGGATCTTCGCGCAGCTGTCCGGGTACGCCGCCGCCTCCGGGGGTCGGATGACGGTGGAACTGCAGTCGTACGTCCAGGAGCCCGCCTCCCGGATCCCCACCGCGACCCGGATCACCAACGTGGTGGCCACCCTGCGCGGCGACTCCTCCCCCGGGCGCACGTACGTCATCACCGGCCACTACGACTCCCGCGCCACCGACGTCATGGACGCGGTCAGCGACGCACCAGGCGCCGACGACGACGCCTCCGGCGTGGCGGTGCTGATGGAGCTGGCCCGGCTGCTGGCCACCCGGCACACCGAGGCGACCATCGTCCTCGCCGCCGTCGCCGGCGAGGAGCAGGGCCTGTACGGCTCGGGCTACCTGGCGAAGCAGTTGAAGGCGGCCGGCGTCGACGTGCAGGGCATGTTCAGCAACGACATCATCGGCAGCAGCACCGCCGACGACGGCACCCGTGACCCGCGTGCGGTCCGACTCTTCGCCGAGGGTGTGCCGACCGCCGAGACGCCGGCCGAGGCCAGCACCCGGCAGTCGGTGGGCGGCGAGAACGACTCCCCCTCGCGGCAGCTCGCCCGCTTCGTCAGCGACGTGGCGGAGAACGGAGCGACCGGGATGGGAGTGCGGGTGATCTACCGCCGGGACCGCTACCTGCGCGGCAGCGACCACATCTCGTTCCTGCGGGAGGGCTGGCCCGCCGGCCGCTTCACCGAGCCGAACGAGGACTTCGCCCACCAGCACCAGGACGTCCGGGTGGTCGACGGCGTCCAGTACGGCGACCTGCCCGAGTTCTGCGACTTCGACTACATCACCCGGGTCGCCCGGGTGAACGGGGCGACCCTCTGGTCGCTGGCCCAGGCGCCGGGCACCCCGAAGGGGGCCACCATCGTCACCACCAACCTCACCAACGACACAACCCTGCGCTGGCAGCGCGGCGACGAGCCGGACCTGGCCGGCTACGAGGTGGTGTGGCGGGAGACCACGGCCGCCGAGTGGCAGAAGGTGATCGCAGTCGGCGACGTCACGGAGGTGACCGTGGACCTGTCCAAGGACAACGTCTTCTTCGGCATCCGGGCGGTGGACCGGGACGGGCACCGCAGCCCGGTGGCCTTCCCGAAGCCGGGCAGCTGA
- the rpsD gene encoding 30S ribosomal protein S4, translating into MAVRTTVRPSPEDIVPLHPAHGYRLRRQRHPVGVRGGPRRAPRGYRLNDSERQHVRAGYELRERQLARALTAAGRQPGDTAENLVGQLEQRMDALVHRAGFARSIDEARNLVAHNTFTVDGGKANRSSYLVRPGQTIRVRPERQGRAPVAIAVAEYAEGDAPPYLEVRPERFTATLTREPQRQEVPTLRDIPLAVQPERRTAS; encoded by the coding sequence ATGGCGGTCCGGACCACGGTACGTCCCTCGCCGGAAGACATCGTCCCGCTGCACCCGGCGCACGGCTACCGGCTGCGGCGACAACGGCATCCGGTGGGAGTGCGCGGCGGGCCGCGGCGCGCGCCGCGGGGATACCGGTTGAACGACTCCGAGCGGCAGCACGTACGGGCCGGCTACGAGCTGCGGGAGCGGCAGCTGGCCCGGGCCCTGACGGCGGCCGGCCGACAGCCCGGCGACACGGCGGAGAATCTGGTCGGGCAGCTCGAGCAGCGGATGGACGCGCTGGTGCACCGGGCGGGCTTCGCGCGCTCCATCGACGAGGCCCGGAACCTGGTCGCCCACAACACGTTCACGGTCGACGGCGGGAAGGCCAACCGGTCGTCATACCTGGTTCGCCCCGGGCAGACCATCCGGGTGCGGCCGGAGCGGCAGGGCCGAGCCCCCGTCGCGATCGCCGTCGCAGAGTACGCCGAGGGCGACGCCCCGCCGTACCTGGAGGTGCGGCCGGAGCGGTTCACCGCGACGCTGACGCGGGAGCCGCAGCGGCAGGAGGTACCGACGCTGCGGGACATCCCCCTCGCCGTCCAGCCCGAACGGAGGACCGCGTCATGA
- a CDS encoding GNAT family N-acetyltransferase, with product MRYLRTDGRVGIRRPRPADEAEFIAAARRSRDLHHPWLAAPDDPEKYAAYLGKVRRRDGAGYLFCDLATGQISGYANISGIVMGALRGGYLGYAAFLPYAGTGHASAGIGLVLDHAFTALGLHRLEANIQPGNEPSKGLARRLGFRLEGFSPDYLFIDGAWRDHERWAITAPEPG from the coding sequence GTGAGATACCTGCGCACCGACGGGCGGGTCGGTATCCGCCGCCCCCGCCCCGCCGACGAGGCCGAGTTCATCGCCGCCGCCCGGCGCAGCCGGGACCTGCACCACCCGTGGCTCGCCGCGCCGGACGACCCGGAGAAGTACGCCGCCTACCTGGGCAAGGTGCGGCGGCGGGACGGCGCCGGCTACCTGTTCTGCGACCTGGCCACCGGGCAGATCTCCGGGTACGCCAACATCAGCGGCATCGTGATGGGCGCGCTGCGCGGCGGCTACCTCGGCTACGCCGCCTTCCTGCCGTACGCCGGGACCGGGCACGCGTCCGCCGGCATCGGGCTGGTGCTCGACCACGCCTTCACCGCGCTCGGGCTGCACCGGCTGGAGGCGAACATCCAGCCCGGCAACGAGCCGTCGAAGGGCCTGGCCCGCCGGCTGGGCTTCCGGCTGGAGGGCTTCTCCCCGGACTACCTCTTCATCGACGGGGCGTGGCGGGACCACGAGCGCTGGGCGATCACGGCGCCGGAACCCGGCTGA
- a CDS encoding RNA-guided endonuclease InsQ/TnpB family protein, giving the protein MTSGQRRRCFGLLRSAGDVWACVLEVNAWRRRRHDAPLVGYQELCRELAASGPGTFADLDSVGARSVLRRFSDAWFAAAKRRTAGDLSARFPRRRRALVPVRWYHGTFTLDGLRVRIPTAKGGAPLWVRLAREVPYPAEQVRSITLLREGGRLFLDVTAEVPVAVYPPGEQPDPGRVAGVDLGIIHPYAVAGPDGEGLLVSGRAIRAEHRMHLADTKGRRRAVARRAPKPGQKGSRRWRQYRRRARLVQGRHRRRVRQAQHEAARTVVSWAVRQRVGVLHVGDPRGVLDIPAGRRHNLRLRQWQIGRLLQVLTDKATLAGITVRLVDERGTSSTCPACHRRVPKPRGRTLSCPHCAFSGHRDLVAAASIATRVPGGGSTTPAAVVLPEVVTHRRAGRHLPGAGRSRRDPRRPPGAARGSVGPRRPAPPPGGESLAHTARIHDTHRKPGER; this is encoded by the coding sequence GTGACGTCTGGGCAGCGGAGGCGGTGTTTCGGGCTGCTGCGCTCGGCCGGTGACGTGTGGGCGTGTGTGCTGGAGGTCAACGCGTGGCGGCGCCGCCGCCACGACGCGCCCCTGGTCGGCTATCAGGAATTGTGCCGCGAGCTGGCCGCGTCGGGGCCGGGCACGTTCGCCGACCTGGACTCCGTGGGTGCCCGGTCGGTGTTGCGCCGGTTCTCGGATGCGTGGTTCGCGGCGGCGAAACGCCGCACAGCCGGTGACCTGTCGGCGCGGTTCCCGCGTCGTCGGCGGGCGTTGGTGCCGGTGCGCTGGTATCACGGCACGTTCACCCTCGACGGACTTCGGGTCCGGATCCCGACCGCCAAAGGCGGTGCGCCGTTGTGGGTGCGCCTGGCCAGGGAGGTGCCGTATCCGGCCGAGCAGGTCCGCTCGATCACCCTGCTGCGTGAAGGCGGCCGGCTGTTCCTCGACGTGACCGCCGAGGTGCCGGTGGCGGTCTACCCGCCCGGTGAACAACCGGATCCGGGCCGGGTCGCCGGGGTGGACCTGGGGATCATCCACCCCTACGCCGTGGCCGGCCCCGACGGCGAAGGGCTGCTGGTGTCGGGGCGGGCGATCCGCGCCGAACACCGCATGCACCTGGCCGACACCAAGGGCCGCCGCCGTGCCGTGGCCCGGCGGGCGCCGAAGCCGGGTCAGAAGGGGTCACGCCGGTGGCGGCAGTACCGCCGTCGGGCCCGCCTGGTGCAGGGTAGGCACCGGCGGCGGGTGCGTCAGGCCCAGCACGAAGCCGCCCGCACGGTCGTCTCGTGGGCGGTGCGGCAGCGGGTCGGTGTCCTGCACGTCGGCGACCCCCGCGGGGTGCTCGACATTCCTGCTGGGCGGCGGCACAACCTGCGGTTGCGGCAGTGGCAGATCGGCCGGCTCCTGCAGGTCCTCACCGACAAGGCCACCCTCGCCGGCATCACCGTCCGGCTGGTCGACGAACGTGGCACGTCCTCCACCTGTCCCGCCTGCCACCGGCGGGTGCCGAAACCTCGTGGGCGGACGTTGTCCTGCCCGCACTGCGCGTTCTCCGGTCACCGCGACCTCGTTGCGGCGGCCAGCATCGCCACCCGTGTTCCGGGCGGCGGATCCACCACCCCGGCAGCGGTTGTGCTGCCGGAGGTGGTCACGCACCGTCGAGCCGGCCGGCACCTGCCCGGTGCCGGCCGGTCCCGACGTGACCCCCGCCGCCCACCCGGGGCGGCGCGAGGATCAGTTGGCCCGCGGAGGCCCGCCCCACCACCCGGTGGGGAGTCGCTCGCCCACACGGCGAGGATCCATGACACCCACCGGAAACCCGGTGAACGTTAG
- a CDS encoding MFS transporter — protein sequence MTATVPTGRLGPDFRRLWTANAVSNLGDGVTMVAGPLLVASLTRDPAALAAAVLAQQLPWLLFALVSGALADRLDRRRLIIGVNVGRALMLAALAAAVLTGLATVPLICLAFFLTGVGETLADTAAGALLPSVVPPERLEQANSRLFATFVAGNQFAAKPLGAYLFVLAAAAPFAFDAATFGLAALLLALLRWRPVPPAAPEPPPGEPRRSLRADIAAGVRALWGVPVLRTLAGCIAVMNVAFCAAFAAFVLYARQRLGLAEVGYGVLLTASALGGLAGTALAPRLRARFGTPVLLRVGLLVEVGLQAVLATTRQPWVAGAALAVWGVHSMVWGVLVVSLRQRLVPDRLRGRVNSVYSLADLGGAAVGTATGGLIAQATGSIVAPFWAAGAAMAVLTALVWRRLAATDG from the coding sequence ATGACCGCCACCGTCCCCACCGGCCGGCTCGGCCCCGACTTCCGCCGCCTCTGGACCGCCAACGCCGTCTCCAACCTCGGCGACGGCGTCACCATGGTCGCCGGACCGCTGCTGGTCGCCTCGCTCACCCGGGACCCGGCCGCGCTCGCCGCGGCGGTGCTCGCCCAGCAGCTGCCCTGGCTGCTCTTCGCCCTGGTCAGCGGGGCCCTCGCCGACCGGCTCGACCGGCGTCGGCTGATCATCGGCGTGAACGTCGGCCGGGCCCTGATGCTGGCCGCGCTCGCCGCGGCGGTGCTCACCGGGCTGGCCACCGTGCCGCTGATCTGCCTGGCGTTCTTCCTCACCGGGGTCGGTGAGACCCTGGCCGACACCGCCGCCGGGGCGCTGCTGCCCTCGGTCGTTCCACCGGAGCGACTGGAGCAGGCCAACAGCCGACTCTTCGCCACCTTCGTGGCCGGCAACCAGTTCGCGGCGAAGCCGCTCGGGGCGTACCTCTTCGTGCTCGCCGCGGCGGCGCCGTTCGCCTTCGACGCGGCCACCTTCGGGCTGGCCGCGCTGCTGCTGGCCCTGCTGCGTTGGCGTCCGGTGCCCCCGGCGGCGCCGGAGCCGCCGCCCGGCGAGCCCCGCCGGTCGCTGCGGGCCGACATCGCCGCCGGGGTACGCGCGCTGTGGGGCGTGCCGGTGCTCCGGACCCTCGCGGGCTGCATCGCGGTGATGAACGTGGCGTTCTGCGCGGCGTTCGCGGCGTTCGTGCTCTACGCCCGGCAGCGGCTCGGCCTCGCCGAGGTCGGCTACGGCGTGCTGCTGACCGCGTCCGCGCTCGGCGGGCTGGCCGGCACCGCACTGGCGCCCCGGCTGCGGGCCCGGTTCGGCACCCCGGTGCTGCTGCGGGTCGGGCTGCTCGTCGAGGTCGGGCTCCAGGCCGTGCTGGCCACCACCCGGCAGCCCTGGGTGGCCGGAGCGGCCCTGGCCGTCTGGGGCGTGCACTCCATGGTCTGGGGCGTGCTGGTCGTGTCGCTGCGACAGCGGCTCGTGCCGGACCGGCTGCGCGGCCGGGTGAACAGCGTGTACTCCCTGGCCGACCTGGGCGGGGCAGCGGTCGGCACGGCGACCGGCGGCCTGATCGCCCAGGCGACCGGGAGCATCGTCGCGCCGTTCTGGGCGGCGGGCGCCGCGATGGCGGTGCTCACCGCGCTGGTCTGGCGACGGCTGGCCGCCACGGACGGCTGA
- a CDS encoding DUF6510 family protein has translation MTDMSYLDGNMLDGPLRELFAVDLSAAMGRCESCGTVGPMAGLHVFSHAPGLVGRCPVCTEVMLRLVRSPDRAWLDLRGSTYLEVPMPLDQPHPRPL, from the coding sequence ATGACGGACATGTCCTACCTGGACGGCAACATGCTCGACGGGCCGCTGCGCGAGCTGTTCGCCGTGGACCTCAGTGCCGCCATGGGCCGGTGCGAGTCGTGTGGGACGGTCGGCCCGATGGCCGGGCTGCACGTCTTCTCCCACGCACCCGGGCTGGTGGGCCGCTGCCCGGTCTGCACCGAGGTGATGCTGCGGCTGGTCCGCTCGCCCGACCGGGCCTGGTTGGACCTGCGCGGGTCCACCTACCTCGAGGTGCCGATGCCGCTGGACCAGCCCCACCCGCGCCCTCTCTGA